TGATAAGCTTGTAGGAGCCCTTGCAAAGGAAATACCTCCAGCAAAAATCGAAAAATGCAGGATTTGCGGCGAAACCTGCACTGAAGATCTTTGCCAGGCCTGTAAATTGCTTGGCAGGTCTTAAAAATAAAAATCAAAACAAAAACTGCCCCTCTAGAGACCTGCTTTTCAGAAGCTATCCGGGTCTAAAAGCAGTTCTGAAGGGTCATATAACTTCTTTCCTCTTCGGGTCATGTAGAGGCGTGTCCACAGGACAGCAGTGAGAGGTTGCAGAATCGCAGGGGGAATGAATAATGTAACTGCTGCAATCATCCCGTTTCCCGGGCCTGCTAATTCGCCGACATAATTGTTGATTAAAACCAGCCCTATAGTGAATACCCACATAAAGAAAACATCAAGCTTATTGTTTATAAAGAAGATAACGCTAGTACTTAGAGCTTCCAGGGGTCCAAGTTCATCGATCACAAGAGCATATGAGCTCAGGGAAAGCACGAGATTTACAATTATTATATACACTGTCCAGAGAATGACTCCTATAACCAGCGCGGTCATGCCATGTATAGATGCTTCCGGATTTTCAACCAGTGCGCTTAAGTTCCCTACTGCAAGGGCACCGGGTACCAGAAATATGATTCCTACAAGCAGGATCAGGGAAGTCAGCAGGACTGTCAGGAAGAGCCTGAATATGTTTTTCGAGCCCGAATCCAGCATGTCCGCAATTCTTGTATCCCCTGTCTCGGAGGCTTTCTTTGCCATCCCTATCGCCCCTGCCGTGAAATAAGACTGAGTGAGCGCCGCAAACAGGAAAACTGCGAGAAGCAAAGATACTGATAGTCCTAGATTTTTAGAAAATCCTTCCCACATCATAGCAAAAATTTCCTCGTCAGAAAGGGTAGCAGGATCTATAATAGTTCCGGTACTTGAGGTAAAGAACAGCAAGCCCATTATCGCAAAGAAAAGGAGGTAAAGAATCAAGCTAATAAAAGAATTAAGCATATACGGAATACAGATGTTTAAATTTCTAACCCAGGTTTTGAATCCTCTGTGGAGTACTGTCCCAAATTCTTCATGCATATGCTGTGACCTTCCAGTATAAAGGCAGTGAGCCTGCATCCCTTTTGCAATCATATCCTGACAGCTTGCAAAAGTATAACTTGTATGCAGGCTCACAGATACCATTTTTGAGTACATATGCAGAAGATAAATATAAAATCTCTTGTCTTCGTACGAAGAAGCATGCATTGAATACCAAAAGAATACTAGAAAGTGCTGAGCGAATACCAGAGTTGAACTAAAAGCAATCAGTAAACATACAGAAGGCGACAGTAAACCGACAGAAAGTAAATGGTAAACCGACAGAAGGCAAATGGTAAACATATCGACGCTGAGTAGTAAACATATAGAGGGCGGACAATAGACATATAAAAAGCAGATGTAGGTAGAAGGCGAATACATATAAAGAAAGGCGAATATATGTAGGAAGAGTACAGGTAGGCAGATACAGGTAGGAAGAATACAGATAAGGTAGATACGGACAAGAAGAATACAGGTAAGGCAGACGCAGGTAGGAAGGAACACAGGTAAGGTAGATGCAGTTAGAAAGAACTACAGGTAAGGCGAAACAAAGGTGATGAAGTGAAAAAGCTGGACAATTGTAGATATTCTCAAGTTCCTGAAAACCCGACTGCTGGCGGCGATAAAGAAGAGGTTCTGGTTATAAGCCACTGTCTGCTCAACCCCATTGTAAGGGTAAAAGGCGTAAAACCCGCCCGTCCTATCGACACGTGGGGTGCAAACGTTATCCAGCTTCCCTGTCCCGAAGCCATGTTTTTCGGCATGCGGCGCCGAGAAATCACTAAAGACCAGCTCGACCATCCTGCCTACCGGCGCTTTTGCCGGGAAATCTTTACTCATATTGCAGACCTGCTCGAAGACCTCTCAGCCAGGGGCGCAAATATAAAAATTGTCGGCGTTCCAAAAAGCCCCTCCTGCGGCGTGAAAATAACATCCGTCGGCGGGGAACCAGGCAAGGTAAAAGAGTTTCATCACAGGCATGAACCGGAACCTGGGGTGTTTATGGAAGAGATTATGAAGGAGCTTAAGAAGAGGAATGTAAAGTTTGAGATAGAGGATGCGGGAAAGTAAGGATAAAGGAGTAGTAAAATATCAACAAAAGTTGAAGTCGATTTTTACTTCAGTCTACAAAGCCATCAGAGTAAATAGGTTCTTAAAACCCCATGCACTCACCGTCGTCGCAGGCGACTGGCTTTCTCATAAAAACACATAGACAAAGACGTAAAAAATGAAGAGATCAACTTTTTAATTGATCTAACTCATATCACATAAAACAAACCTGAATACAGATCATTTTCCGCTTTTTTGATTTCTTACTTTTTGGGTATATTCTCATTATTTCCCTGAACATCTAGAGGATAACGGAGAAATAGTCTCTTCTTTGATTCTCATTTACGCAAATGCTTAATTTCCTTCAACCTCTCCCAGAGATCCTCTTCACCAGTAAGTTTTGCCTGCACCGACGTCTCCTGCCAGTAAAACTTTAACTTCGTTTAATGGTTAGATTTCCCATATTCAAGAAACTTAAAATAATTTATAACGTCCTCTCTACCTTTTTTTACAATCTCAATTGGAGGATTTTCAAGAGGGTTTCCTTCGAGGAATATTCCTTCCTGTAGGAACTGGTACTTCCATTTAATATCCAGACCTAACTCTAATATTTTAGGAGGCAGCGAAGTCAATTGATTGCAAGATATGTTAAGTGAAGTAAGATTTTTCAGCTTGGATATTTCAGGAGGCAGAGAGGTCAATTGATTTTCAGACATCTCAAGTTCAGTAAGATTCTCCAACTTGGAGATTTCAGGAGGCAAAGAAATTAATTTATTGCAAGACATGCAAAGTGTCTTAAGATTTTCCAACTTGGAGATTTCAGGGGGCAGAGAAGTCAGTTTTTGACACGAAAGGTCCAGCATAGTCGCGTTACTTTCTTTAGCTTTTATAATCAGATCTTTGATCTCTCTTAATTCCATTGAAAGCCCACATCCCTAAGAATAATTAAAGACCAATGTTTGTAATAGATCGCAATCTCTGAAAATAAAATAAATAAAATGAAATCAAATTTTTAAACATAGTTTTTTACTTAAATACGTTTTCTATCTTAATTAACATTAGTCGATATTGGGAAATATAAGGCAAATAGGACAGTAAATAAAGTTATTTCATCTGGATATTTCAGAAATTTTCGGAAATTACCGAGAATATGTGATAACTTTTTAATTCAGTTTCTTATTTTTACTCATAGACCCTATAATAATTCTCATATCCTCAACCGTATTAATATTAACAAAAGTCCTTAATTCAGGATCAATCTCCCTAATTTCCGAAACATCAACAAGCACTACATCCTTCATTTCAAAAACCGGCGTAAGTACAGATCTTTTTCCTTTCTCAAAGGCTTTTTCGATTTCAGGAATCAGTTTTTTTGAGTAAACCGCATGCAGAGGTTCGAACTTCTTATCCTCCCATTTAGGAAGGGCAGCATCGTGCCCGCTTGCTTTCTCAAACAGCAGGTCTACAACTCTGGAATTTACAAAAGGCATATCTCCTGCGCAGACAAAAGAGTATTCTGCTCTGGATTCTAGCAGCCCAGCACGGATGCCTTCAAGAGGACCGGCGTCTTCCAGGGTATCAAAACAGAAACGGATCTCGCACGCAGGGAATTTTTCAAGCACAGGGCTGAACTTTTCTTCTTGGGTTTTGTCCCGGACTGAGAGAATTACCTCGTCCACAGCTCGGAAAAGGCTTTCTAGCAGGCGTTCAAGAATCGTTTTTTCTTCGAATTTTAGAAGGGCTTTCTCAACCATGCCCATTCGCCTGCCCCTGCCGCCCGCCAGCACGACAGCGCTTCTGAATTCTATCTGTTCCCTGTCTGGTTCTGTTTTTCCGCTCATTTGCTCATTTCCGGGGGTTTTATTGCTCTGGTGTAATTTTCTGTTTTTTCTTCTGTTTGCCTAGGGTTTTTAATTCTTGTCTTCTCTCAGGTTTGTTTCTCATCTTATTCTCTGTCGTGCACCCAGAATTCTTCTTTTTCCGTAAATTCCTTCTTCCAGATAGGAGCTTCTACTTTTATGCGTTCTATGGCTTCGCTGAGTGCAGGGAAAAGTTCAGCCCTGTGGGCGGCTGCGATGACTATGTAGACTATGTCTTCTCCGGCTTTGATAACGCCTGTTTTGTGATGGATCAGGACTTCAAGGATTCCTTCTTTCTTTTTCAGGTTTTCCCGGATGCGGTCAAGGGCTTTTGAGGCTTCAGGTTCATATTTCTCAAACTCGAGCTTTGAGGTTCTTACATACCCTGACAGCTCGCGGACTATTCCGGTAAAGGTGCCGATTGCGCCTGCTTTTCGGATGGCAGGATTTTTCCGGGCTTTCTTTATAAGGGCTTCCAGGGTATAGCGGTCTGGCTGGGCAAGGGCGATTTCTACAAGGGAAGCTGTAAGTTCTTCATGCATATCAATATCAGCAGGCACTCTAAAAACTACATTTGAAACTTCCTGCAGATCGCCAATCACGATTTTCGGAAGCTTGCTTTCTTTAAAACCTTCTACCACGGCAAAATCCATGCCCTGGTCGCAAAGCAGGTCAAGTGCATGCTCAAGGTCAGAGCCCCTGGAGAAGCTGACAAGCTCGGTACCGGTTGTTTCCGTGCCTGTTATTCCTATTACTACGTCAGCGCCTGCATCAAAGTGCCTTCCCGTATCGGTATCTGCGGGATTGAGTCGCTGTTCTCCCATATGCTTTATAGTGCCTACGGCTCCGAGCTCGGAAAGGTTTCGGACAAGAGCGGAAACAAGGGAAGTTTTGCCTGATTTCTTATACCCAACAACTGAAATGACTTTCATTAAAGAGCGTTATATACTTCCCGGTATAAGTAAGGGTCGGCACTTTTTCTCATCTTCTCTCTTCTTTTTCTTCTTGATTTTACCGGGCATTTGTGAAGATTCAAATATTGAGACTTTGATATTATCTGTAAAGAGTTAACCAGTTTAATCCATTCAATCCATATAAATAATTGCAAATAAGATGGGAAAAAGAGGGGGGTAACTTGGCAATAAGTAAGATCAGGATTCGCGATATCCCTGAAGAGGAGCGCCCTAGAGAGAGGCTTATTCGAAACGGACCGGAATCGCTTTCAAACGCTGAACTGCTTGGAGTTATCCTGAGGACAGGATCAAGGGAAGAAAATGCTGTCAGCCTGGCTAACCAAATACTCTCGAAATATAATATTAAACAGCTCAGTCTTACAAATGTCTCAACGCTTACGCAGGTTCACGGAGTAGGGAAGGCAAAAGCTGCCCAGATAGCTGCGGTTTTCGAGCTTGCTCGCCGGCTTGAGACTTTTGTAGAAGAACCGAAAAGGAAAATTTGTTCCCCAAAAGATGTATATGTCCTTATGTACCCTAAAATGCGGGAACAGAAAAAAGAAAAATTTATAACGCTTTGCCTTGATACAAAAAACCAGGTTCTGAAAGAAGAAGTCGTATCCATCGGCAGCTTGAATGCAAGTATTGTTCATCCGCGTGAGGTTTTCAAGTCCGCCCTTATGGAATCTTCGGCATCGGTAATTATAGTTCATAATCATCCTTCAGGAGACCCAAGCCCGAGCCGGGAAGACATAATGGTAACCGAGAAACTAGTAGAAGGAGGAAAACTTCTTGGGATTGACGTGCTTGACCACATTATTATCGGGGACGGCAGATATGTGAGCCTTAAAGATGAAGGTTTTGTAAAGTGAAATCTGGCTTAAAGACCAGAACCCTCAATATAGAGACTATAAATACAGAAACTGTCAAGATAGTTGAAAACTCTGAAAATGCTGGTAAAACAAAACCCTGTGAAAACAGACAACAATGCGATCCTGCTCAAACCTTATTTGAAAAATTGATAAAGTGGAAATTTAAACCTGACCCATTTAACTGTCAGGGAAAAACTCATTTAATGTGAGCGAATTTATTAAATCGAAATCTGTAGACTTCTGTTCTCAGGGGCTATAGTCAACAAATGCCAGAATCAGTTGCTTTACCTTCAGTTTATCATCCTGTAAAACGTGTATTATTGAATTTCGTTTTATCGGACTTTCTAAAATTGCGATATCTATATATATTTAAAAGAAATGGGCTTTTCGATTAAACAAATTTTCCTCCCAGTCCCTATCCCCTTAAAAAAGGAGGTCTTCTGAATTACAAAACATATAAACGCCTGTACACTGGATAGCAGAGAGATTGAGGAAATAACCCTGGATGACCCTTATACTGTACCTTATAAGGGCATTTACGCTATCTGTGATGCAGCAAATGAATATGCGGAGATCATTGAGCACTCTAACTGCTACAGCGGGGCTGCGTGGTCCCTTTATCATTATGCAAAAGCACCTCTTGTCCTGAAAGCCCGTTCAACCGGAAATATGATCCGCTATCTCATGAAAACCGGATCCTCAAAGCTTGAGCTCAAACCATCGGTTGCAGCTGCGGGCATTGAATCCGTGATTGTGCATGGAGATGAGGTAGAAATTACCTATGTTGGGCTAGGAGGCGGAGGCGTGGGCGCGACCCGCTGCAGAGCATTTGCAAATGGAGTGCTTCGTTATAACATCTCTGAGTCGGGAGGCGAAAAATGCGCAAGGGGGACGATTATAGTTCCGCGTAGGGACCGCGTCCTTATAGGCATAGATGACACCGACTCAAAAGAGATAGGAGCGACCTGGACCCTGACTCACAATATTGCAAAGAAACTCAACTGTCAGGAAGCTGTTTATCTTTCCCATGCACTTGTCCAGCTTTTTCCGGTTCCGGAAAGAACCCAGAACTGCATGTCTACCGTGCTCGAATTCGGCTGTGTGGACGAGAAAGCTAAATCATGGCTGGTAAACGCTTTCAAAAAAACCCTTAAGAAGTACAGTGCTTCAACCCAGACCGGAATGGTTGTCCTTTCGGATTTCTATGCAAAAGGACTATATGAATTCAGCAACCGCAGTCGGACTGAAAGGGTTTCGAAAGTTGAGGCTTTGCAGTGCGCCAGAGAAAACGGCGTGGGAGTCCTGTTAGATGGCAACGGAGTAATAGGTGCGCTTGCCTCTCTCCCCTGGTTTGCAAGACCTGATGAGTCTATAATTTCCGGCACTCCGATCAAGCCCCTTATCACGAAAGAGATTAAAAACGGCATTTAAGATTCAGGAAACAGCAAAACAAGAATCTTGAAATAAAAACCTCAGCCGAGAATGAAAGCTTAATTATTCGAAATTTTAGAGTATAAAAGTAGAGTTATGTGGCTTTGAGTTACATGAAACTTTGAGCTATATAGCTTACATTATAAAGGTTGAATTCAATATTCTTGAAATTCCATCAGTGTGGGGTCAGTTTGAAAAAAGAAAAAGAAGTATCAGAGTGCACCGGATTTGAAGCTCTCTACCTTGCAGCCCTTGATAGTGATGTCAGCCTTATAACAGGTGTTCCCGGGTACCCGATTACCTCCCTTATGGAACTTTTTTTGAGGAAACACGGGGAAAAGGAGCCTGTCGAAGCTTCTAAAGATAAGCCTCGGGTTTCCAGTTCATCTGCTTCCGAAATTCCGAGGGACTACAGCGCCATGTGGCTGACAAATGAGAAAGTTGCCCTGGAAATGGCTCTTGGGGCATCGGTTTCGGGCAGAAG
The Methanosarcina thermophila TM-1 genome window above contains:
- a CDS encoding DUF7847 domain-containing protein, which encodes MYSKMVSVSLHTSYTFASCQDMIAKGMQAHCLYTGRSQHMHEEFGTVLHRGFKTWVRNLNICIPYMLNSFISLILYLLFFAIMGLLFFTSSTGTIIDPATLSDEEIFAMMWEGFSKNLGLSVSLLLAVFLFAALTQSYFTAGAIGMAKKASETGDTRIADMLDSGSKNIFRLFLTVLLTSLILLVGIIFLVPGALAVGNLSALVENPEASIHGMTALVIGVILWTVYIIIVNLVLSLSSYALVIDELGPLEALSTSVIFFINNKLDVFFMWVFTIGLVLINNYVGELAGPGNGMIAAVTLFIPPAILQPLTAVLWTRLYMTRRGKKLYDPSELLLDPDSF
- a CDS encoding DUF523 domain-containing protein, which codes for MKKLDNCRYSQVPENPTAGGDKEEVLVISHCLLNPIVRVKGVKPARPIDTWGANVIQLPCPEAMFFGMRRREITKDQLDHPAYRRFCREIFTHIADLLEDLSARGANIKIVGVPKSPSCGVKITSVGGEPGKVKEFHHRHEPEPGVFMEEIMKELKKRNVKFEIEDAGK
- a CDS encoding leucine-rich repeat domain-containing protein is translated as MELREIKDLIIKAKESNATMLDLSCQKLTSLPPEISKLENLKTLCMSCNKLISLPPEISKLENLTELEMSENQLTSLPPEISKLKNLTSLNISCNQLTSLPPKILELGLDIKWKYQFLQEGIFLEGNPLENPPIEIVKKGREDVINYFKFLEYGKSNH
- a CDS encoding molybdenum cofactor guanylyltransferase, which translates into the protein MSGKTEPDREQIEFRSAVVLAGGRGRRMGMVEKALLKFEEKTILERLLESLFRAVDEVILSVRDKTQEEKFSPVLEKFPACEIRFCFDTLEDAGPLEGIRAGLLESRAEYSFVCAGDMPFVNSRVVDLLFEKASGHDAALPKWEDKKFEPLHAVYSKKLIPEIEKAFEKGKRSVLTPVFEMKDVVLVDVSEIREIDPELRTFVNINTVEDMRIIIGSMSKNKKLN
- a CDS encoding molybdopterin synthase, which encodes MKVISVVGYKKSGKTSLVSALVRNLSELGAVGTIKHMGEQRLNPADTDTGRHFDAGADVVIGITGTETTGTELVSFSRGSDLEHALDLLCDQGMDFAVVEGFKESKLPKIVIGDLQEVSNVVFRVPADIDMHEELTASLVEIALAQPDRYTLEALIKKARKNPAIRKAGAIGTFTGIVRELSGYVRTSKLEFEKYEPEASKALDRIRENLKKKEGILEVLIHHKTGVIKAGEDIVYIVIAAAHRAELFPALSEAIERIKVEAPIWKKEFTEKEEFWVHDRE
- the radC gene encoding RadC family protein; this translates as MAISKIRIRDIPEEERPRERLIRNGPESLSNAELLGVILRTGSREENAVSLANQILSKYNIKQLSLTNVSTLTQVHGVGKAKAAQIAAVFELARRLETFVEEPKRKICSPKDVYVLMYPKMREQKKEKFITLCLDTKNQVLKEEVVSIGSLNASIVHPREVFKSALMESSASVIIVHNHPSGDPSPSREDIMVTEKLVEGGKLLGIDVLDHIIIGDGRYVSLKDEGFVK
- the mmp11 gene encoding methanogenesis marker protein 11, giving the protein MYAICDAANEYAEIIEHSNCYSGAAWSLYHYAKAPLVLKARSTGNMIRYLMKTGSSKLELKPSVAAAGIESVIVHGDEVEITYVGLGGGGVGATRCRAFANGVLRYNISESGGEKCARGTIIVPRRDRVLIGIDDTDSKEIGATWTLTHNIAKKLNCQEAVYLSHALVQLFPVPERTQNCMSTVLEFGCVDEKAKSWLVNAFKKTLKKYSASTQTGMVVLSDFYAKGLYEFSNRSRTERVSKVEALQCARENGVGVLLDGNGVIGALASLPWFARPDESIISGTPIKPLITKEIKNGI